The Lycium ferocissimum isolate CSIRO_LF1 chromosome 10, AGI_CSIRO_Lferr_CH_V1, whole genome shotgun sequence genome window below encodes:
- the LOC132034086 gene encoding uncharacterized protein LOC132034086 isoform X3, which yields MDIQKATFTITPHHFHHPILVSPQHRLIQPRKLLKISPLVCSSSHNSHHVVKDPILQGGNESFGKSKETHCKNIRKKRVFFLDVNPICYKGSIPSLQSFAHWISLFFSQVSLTDPVIAVIDGERGNEYRRQLLPSYKAKRRKYWQQFPHAGNSQRNTIEKSHRLILDILQNCNVPGSMQVVKIESHEADDVIATLVEQVLQRGHRVVVASPDKDFKQLISDDVQIVMPVPEFNRWSFYTLKHYVAQYNCDPRSDLSLRCILGDEVDGVPGIQHVVPGFGRKTAMKLLKKHGTLENLLSAAAVRSVGRQYAQDALIKYADYLRRNYEVLSLKRDVSIHIEEQWLNERDVRNDSLVLSNFITLLKDSRNLNSQSRSHSKG from the exons ATGGATATTCAGAAAGCTACCTTTACTATCACTCCTCACCATTTCCACCACCCAATTCTTGTTTCCCCACAACATAGACTGATACAGCCAAGAAAATTGCTAAAAATAAGCCCACTTGTTTGTTCTTCTTCTCATAATAGTCATCATGTTGTAAAAGACCCAATTTTGCAAGGAGGGAATGAATCTTTTGGGAAAAGTAAAGAGACCCATTGcaagaatataagaaaaaagAGGGTGTTTTTCTTGGATGTTAATCCTATTTGTTATAAAGGAAGTATCCCTTCTTTGCAATCATTTGCTCATTGGATTTCACTTTTCTTCTCTCAAGTTAGCCTCACTGATCCTGTTATTGCT GTCATTGATGGGGAAAGAGGTAATGAGTATAGAAGACAGCTGTTACCTTCTTATAAAGCAAAAAGGAGGAAATATTGGCAGCAGTTTCCACATGCAGGAAACTCTCAAAGGAATACGATTGAAAAGTCACATAGACTCATCTTGGATATTCTTCAAAACTGCAATGTTCCT GGTAGTATGCAGGTAGTTAAGATTGAATCACATGAGGCAGATGATGTCATAGCCACACTTGTAGAACAAGTTCTACAAAGGGGACACCGAGTCGTCGTTGCCTCTCCTGACAAAGACTTCAAACAGCTGATATCTGATGATGTTCAAATTGTCATGCCAGTACCAGAGTTCAATAGATGGTCCTTTTACACCCTAAAACACTATGTGGCACAGTACAATTGTGATCCAAGGTCTGATTTGAGCTTGA GGTGCATACTGGGTGATGAGGTTGATGGAGTTCCTGGAATCCAGCATGTTGTTCCTGGTTTTGGTCGAAAGACTGCTATGAAGCTTTTGAAAAAGCATGGCACACTGGAGAATTTGCTTAGTGCTGCTGCAGTAAGATCAGTGGGGAGGCAGTATGCACAAGATGCCCTTATAAAGTACGCTGATTATTTGCGCAGAAATTATGAAGTTCTTTCTCTGAAGAg GGATGTCAGTATCCATATTGAGGAGCAATGGCTTAATGAGAGGGATGTGCGTAATGACTCACTAGTTTTATCCAACTTCATCACTTTGCTGAAAGATAGTCGGAATCTTAATTCGCAGAGCAGATCTCATTCTAAGGGTTGA
- the LOC132034086 gene encoding uncharacterized protein LOC132034086 isoform X2, which produces MDIQKATFTITPHHFHHPILVSPQHRLIQPRKLLKISPLVCSSSHNSHHVVKDPILQGGNESFGKSKETHCKNIRKKRVFFLDVNPICYKGSIPSLQSFAHWISLFFSQVSLTDPVIAVIDGERGNEYRRQLLPSYKAKRRKYWQQFPHAGNSQRNTIEKSHRLILDILQNCNVPVVKIESHEADDVIATLVEQVLQRGHRVVVASPDKDFKQLISDDVQIVMPVPEFNRWSFYTLKHYVAQYNCDPRSDLSLSKYVSLLLGCILGDEVDGVPGIQHVVPGFGRKTAMKLLKKHGTLENLLSAAAVRSVGRQYAQDALIKYADYLRRNYEVLSLKRDVSIHIEEQWLNERDVRNDSLVLSNFITLLKDSRNLNSQSRSHSKG; this is translated from the exons ATGGATATTCAGAAAGCTACCTTTACTATCACTCCTCACCATTTCCACCACCCAATTCTTGTTTCCCCACAACATAGACTGATACAGCCAAGAAAATTGCTAAAAATAAGCCCACTTGTTTGTTCTTCTTCTCATAATAGTCATCATGTTGTAAAAGACCCAATTTTGCAAGGAGGGAATGAATCTTTTGGGAAAAGTAAAGAGACCCATTGcaagaatataagaaaaaagAGGGTGTTTTTCTTGGATGTTAATCCTATTTGTTATAAAGGAAGTATCCCTTCTTTGCAATCATTTGCTCATTGGATTTCACTTTTCTTCTCTCAAGTTAGCCTCACTGATCCTGTTATTGCT GTCATTGATGGGGAAAGAGGTAATGAGTATAGAAGACAGCTGTTACCTTCTTATAAAGCAAAAAGGAGGAAATATTGGCAGCAGTTTCCACATGCAGGAAACTCTCAAAGGAATACGATTGAAAAGTCACATAGACTCATCTTGGATATTCTTCAAAACTGCAATGTTCCT GTAGTTAAGATTGAATCACATGAGGCAGATGATGTCATAGCCACACTTGTAGAACAAGTTCTACAAAGGGGACACCGAGTCGTCGTTGCCTCTCCTGACAAAGACTTCAAACAGCTGATATCTGATGATGTTCAAATTGTCATGCCAGTACCAGAGTTCAATAGATGGTCCTTTTACACCCTAAAACACTATGTGGCACAGTACAATTGTGATCCAAGGTCTGATTTGAGCTTGAGTAAGTATGTCTCACTCCTTTTAG GGTGCATACTGGGTGATGAGGTTGATGGAGTTCCTGGAATCCAGCATGTTGTTCCTGGTTTTGGTCGAAAGACTGCTATGAAGCTTTTGAAAAAGCATGGCACACTGGAGAATTTGCTTAGTGCTGCTGCAGTAAGATCAGTGGGGAGGCAGTATGCACAAGATGCCCTTATAAAGTACGCTGATTATTTGCGCAGAAATTATGAAGTTCTTTCTCTGAAGAg GGATGTCAGTATCCATATTGAGGAGCAATGGCTTAATGAGAGGGATGTGCGTAATGACTCACTAGTTTTATCCAACTTCATCACTTTGCTGAAAGATAGTCGGAATCTTAATTCGCAGAGCAGATCTCATTCTAAGGGTTGA
- the LOC132034086 gene encoding uncharacterized protein LOC132034086 isoform X1: MDIQKATFTITPHHFHHPILVSPQHRLIQPRKLLKISPLVCSSSHNSHHVVKDPILQGGNESFGKSKETHCKNIRKKRVFFLDVNPICYKGSIPSLQSFAHWISLFFSQVSLTDPVIAVIDGERGNEYRRQLLPSYKAKRRKYWQQFPHAGNSQRNTIEKSHRLILDILQNCNVPGSMQVVKIESHEADDVIATLVEQVLQRGHRVVVASPDKDFKQLISDDVQIVMPVPEFNRWSFYTLKHYVAQYNCDPRSDLSLSKYVSLLLGCILGDEVDGVPGIQHVVPGFGRKTAMKLLKKHGTLENLLSAAAVRSVGRQYAQDALIKYADYLRRNYEVLSLKRDVSIHIEEQWLNERDVRNDSLVLSNFITLLKDSRNLNSQSRSHSKG, encoded by the exons ATGGATATTCAGAAAGCTACCTTTACTATCACTCCTCACCATTTCCACCACCCAATTCTTGTTTCCCCACAACATAGACTGATACAGCCAAGAAAATTGCTAAAAATAAGCCCACTTGTTTGTTCTTCTTCTCATAATAGTCATCATGTTGTAAAAGACCCAATTTTGCAAGGAGGGAATGAATCTTTTGGGAAAAGTAAAGAGACCCATTGcaagaatataagaaaaaagAGGGTGTTTTTCTTGGATGTTAATCCTATTTGTTATAAAGGAAGTATCCCTTCTTTGCAATCATTTGCTCATTGGATTTCACTTTTCTTCTCTCAAGTTAGCCTCACTGATCCTGTTATTGCT GTCATTGATGGGGAAAGAGGTAATGAGTATAGAAGACAGCTGTTACCTTCTTATAAAGCAAAAAGGAGGAAATATTGGCAGCAGTTTCCACATGCAGGAAACTCTCAAAGGAATACGATTGAAAAGTCACATAGACTCATCTTGGATATTCTTCAAAACTGCAATGTTCCT GGTAGTATGCAGGTAGTTAAGATTGAATCACATGAGGCAGATGATGTCATAGCCACACTTGTAGAACAAGTTCTACAAAGGGGACACCGAGTCGTCGTTGCCTCTCCTGACAAAGACTTCAAACAGCTGATATCTGATGATGTTCAAATTGTCATGCCAGTACCAGAGTTCAATAGATGGTCCTTTTACACCCTAAAACACTATGTGGCACAGTACAATTGTGATCCAAGGTCTGATTTGAGCTTGAGTAAGTATGTCTCACTCCTTTTAG GGTGCATACTGGGTGATGAGGTTGATGGAGTTCCTGGAATCCAGCATGTTGTTCCTGGTTTTGGTCGAAAGACTGCTATGAAGCTTTTGAAAAAGCATGGCACACTGGAGAATTTGCTTAGTGCTGCTGCAGTAAGATCAGTGGGGAGGCAGTATGCACAAGATGCCCTTATAAAGTACGCTGATTATTTGCGCAGAAATTATGAAGTTCTTTCTCTGAAGAg GGATGTCAGTATCCATATTGAGGAGCAATGGCTTAATGAGAGGGATGTGCGTAATGACTCACTAGTTTTATCCAACTTCATCACTTTGCTGAAAGATAGTCGGAATCTTAATTCGCAGAGCAGATCTCATTCTAAGGGTTGA
- the LOC132034086 gene encoding uncharacterized protein LOC132034086 isoform X4: MDIQKATFTITPHHFHHPILVSPQHRLIQPRKLLKISPLVCSSSHNSHHVVKDPILQGGNESFGKSKETHCKNIRKKRVFFLDVNPICYKGSIPSLQSFAHWISLFFSQVSLTDPVIAVIDGERGNEYRRQLLPSYKAKRRKYWQQFPHAGNSQRNTIEKSHRLILDILQNCNVPVVKIESHEADDVIATLVEQVLQRGHRVVVASPDKDFKQLISDDVQIVMPVPEFNRWSFYTLKHYVAQYNCDPRSDLSLRCILGDEVDGVPGIQHVVPGFGRKTAMKLLKKHGTLENLLSAAAVRSVGRQYAQDALIKYADYLRRNYEVLSLKRDVSIHIEEQWLNERDVRNDSLVLSNFITLLKDSRNLNSQSRSHSKG, translated from the exons ATGGATATTCAGAAAGCTACCTTTACTATCACTCCTCACCATTTCCACCACCCAATTCTTGTTTCCCCACAACATAGACTGATACAGCCAAGAAAATTGCTAAAAATAAGCCCACTTGTTTGTTCTTCTTCTCATAATAGTCATCATGTTGTAAAAGACCCAATTTTGCAAGGAGGGAATGAATCTTTTGGGAAAAGTAAAGAGACCCATTGcaagaatataagaaaaaagAGGGTGTTTTTCTTGGATGTTAATCCTATTTGTTATAAAGGAAGTATCCCTTCTTTGCAATCATTTGCTCATTGGATTTCACTTTTCTTCTCTCAAGTTAGCCTCACTGATCCTGTTATTGCT GTCATTGATGGGGAAAGAGGTAATGAGTATAGAAGACAGCTGTTACCTTCTTATAAAGCAAAAAGGAGGAAATATTGGCAGCAGTTTCCACATGCAGGAAACTCTCAAAGGAATACGATTGAAAAGTCACATAGACTCATCTTGGATATTCTTCAAAACTGCAATGTTCCT GTAGTTAAGATTGAATCACATGAGGCAGATGATGTCATAGCCACACTTGTAGAACAAGTTCTACAAAGGGGACACCGAGTCGTCGTTGCCTCTCCTGACAAAGACTTCAAACAGCTGATATCTGATGATGTTCAAATTGTCATGCCAGTACCAGAGTTCAATAGATGGTCCTTTTACACCCTAAAACACTATGTGGCACAGTACAATTGTGATCCAAGGTCTGATTTGAGCTTGA GGTGCATACTGGGTGATGAGGTTGATGGAGTTCCTGGAATCCAGCATGTTGTTCCTGGTTTTGGTCGAAAGACTGCTATGAAGCTTTTGAAAAAGCATGGCACACTGGAGAATTTGCTTAGTGCTGCTGCAGTAAGATCAGTGGGGAGGCAGTATGCACAAGATGCCCTTATAAAGTACGCTGATTATTTGCGCAGAAATTATGAAGTTCTTTCTCTGAAGAg GGATGTCAGTATCCATATTGAGGAGCAATGGCTTAATGAGAGGGATGTGCGTAATGACTCACTAGTTTTATCCAACTTCATCACTTTGCTGAAAGATAGTCGGAATCTTAATTCGCAGAGCAGATCTCATTCTAAGGGTTGA
- the LOC132034088 gene encoding LOW QUALITY PROTEIN: chorismate mutase 2 (The sequence of the model RefSeq protein was modified relative to this genomic sequence to represent the inferred CDS: deleted 1 base in 1 codon): protein MACGDDNKLSLDSIRDSLIRQEDTIIFNLIERIKYPTNPPCTKQPCSFNIPGFSGSLFQYLFQETEALQSKVGRYLSPEENPFFPDNLPDSIIPPTKCTPVLHPAAESVNVNEKILDVYINKMLPLFCKEADEGNFATTAACDIQLLQALSRRIHYGKFVAEVKFRDSTDDYKPFILAKDGDALMKLLTFEAVEEMVKKRVAKKAKVFSQEVTLIDSAEEVKCKVDPSLVSRLYEEWIMPLTKLVEVEYLLRRLD from the exons ATGGCTTGTGGTGATGATAACAAACTGAGTCTTGATTCGATAAGGGATAGTTTAATCAGACAAGAAGACACCATCATTTTCAACCTTATTGAAAGGATTAAATACCCAACAAAT CCACCTTGTACAAAACAACCTTGTTCTTTCAATATTCCTGGTTTTTCAGGGTCCTTGTTTCAGTACTTGTTTCAAGAAACAGAAGCTCTTCAATCTAAG GTTGGTAGGTACCTGTCCCCAGAGGAAAATCCGTTCTTCCCAGATAATTTGCCTGACTCAATCATACCACCTACCAAATGCACACCA GTTTTGCATCCTGCAGCAGAGTCAGTAAATGTAAATGAGAAGATATTGGATGTTTATATAAACAAGATGCTTCCTCTATTCTGTAAAGAGGCTGATGAAGGAAACTTTGCAACTACTGCTGCCTGTGATATTCAGTTATTGCAG GCACTCTCAAGAAGGATTCATTACGGGAAATTTGTTGCAGAGGTTAAATTCAGGGATAGCACTGATGATTATAAACCATTTATTCTTGCTAAG GATGGGGATGCTCTAATGAAGCTATTGACATTTGAAGCTGTTGAAGAGATGGTAAAGAAGAGGGTAGCAAAGAAAGCCAAGGTGTTTAGTCAAGAAGTGACCTTAATTGATAGTGCTGAAGAAGTGAAGTGCAAGGTTGATCCATCACTAGTTTCGCGCTTGTATGAGGAATGGATAATGCCTTTGACTAAACTTGTCGAAGTTGAGTACCTCCTACGGCGTCTTGATTAG